The following proteins are co-located in the Clostridiales bacterium genome:
- a CDS encoding CoB--CoM heterodisulfide reductase iron-sulfur subunit A family protein, protein MHGEVAGEVLKNVLIIGGGLAGCTAARELSSAGIHCCIVEQSRDIGGKVRNYGCKSDSKCNNCGLCAVGSLWDDIREDANVRMLCSASVIDLSQADGEFCVLIQTESGKIEERFTEIIVAAGFQDVAQTAGAGYDSSDFPRVCTGNALELLMKERSIDSLFPEQPDSIAFIMCYGSRTRKERAAYCSQVCCAYSTRAAKVIKQYYPGTEVVFFYMDLQAVNPGNYAEELAARGIRFERCRPAEISFEGDYPIVAYEDAEGKKQKRFDYLFLNTGIHPDLAQNTALADLTGLKVERSGFLGYVSEPLETGVYLAGCSRFPMGILDTIASARNTASILINGEARGSNWEHKGGVQ, encoded by the coding sequence TTGCACGGAGAAGTGGCAGGTGAAGTCTTGAAAAATGTTTTGATCATTGGAGGGGGTCTCGCAGGCTGTACTGCGGCGAGAGAACTTTCGTCTGCAGGAATTCATTGCTGCATCGTTGAACAAAGCAGAGACATTGGCGGAAAGGTGCGCAATTATGGCTGTAAATCAGACTCAAAATGCAACAACTGCGGGCTTTGCGCGGTCGGTTCTCTTTGGGATGATATCAGAGAGGACGCTAACGTGAGAATGCTTTGCAGTGCATCGGTGATTGATCTGTCTCAAGCTGATGGGGAATTTTGCGTTCTGATTCAGACTGAAAGCGGCAAAATAGAAGAGCGTTTTACAGAAATCATTGTTGCTGCCGGATTTCAGGATGTCGCTCAAACTGCGGGAGCTGGCTATGACAGCTCAGATTTTCCCAGAGTCTGTACAGGCAATGCGCTGGAACTGTTGATGAAAGAACGGAGTATCGATTCCCTTTTCCCAGAGCAGCCTGACAGCATCGCTTTTATCATGTGCTACGGTTCCAGAACGCGAAAAGAAAGAGCAGCTTACTGTTCTCAGGTTTGCTGTGCTTATTCCACCCGTGCCGCAAAGGTAATAAAACAATATTACCCCGGTACTGAGGTGGTATTTTTTTATATGGATTTGCAGGCAGTCAATCCGGGAAATTATGCGGAGGAGCTGGCAGCCAGGGGAATTCGCTTTGAACGGTGCAGACCCGCAGAAATTTCCTTCGAAGGCGATTACCCGATCGTGGCATATGAGGATGCGGAGGGGAAAAAACAAAAGCGCTTTGACTATCTCTTCCTGAATACGGGGATTCATCCTGATCTTGCTCAAAATACGGCTTTGGCAGATCTCACTGGCCTTAAGGTTGAGCGAAGCGGGTTTCTTGGATATGTTTCTGAACCGCTGGAAACGGGTGTTTATCTCGCAGGATGCTCCCGCTTTCCCATGGGAATTCTTGATACCATTGCCAGTGCACGAAATACTGCCTCCATACTCATCAACGGAGAGGCAAGAGGCAGCAATTGGGAACATAAGGGAGGGGTACAATGA
- a CDS encoding FAD-binding protein has protein sequence MKKPVMVVGGGIGGIQASHDLAEMGIPVFLIERSPSIGGRMAQLDKTFPTNDCSACILAPKVTATFNHPLVKTMTWSEVVEIRGSAPDFTAVIRQKARYIDTDKCTGCGDCTEQCPITLKSEFDMGVGSRKAVFKPFAQAAPNKVVIDKKGSSPCKYQCPAHIDAHGYVTLTGEGRYEEALDVVRRVTPFSGVLGRVCVHPCESNCTRRFVEQPISIAGLKRFLADTDQKNGKKKVAVTAEPKAAKIAIVGAGPAGLNCAYSLAKEGYDCTVFEKLPVAGGMLQVGIPDYRLDKKVLDYEIALVEDMGVDIKYNTEIGRDFTLEDLKTQGYQAVFLAIGAHSDAKLGIPGEENEAVISSVAFLRELNLRKYSGESAATSKRAADEFTEVAFSNDKLTPGKKIIVIGGGNVAMDSARSALRLGCDVTVVYRRCREQMPANPWEIEEAEEEGVTFLYLTSQIEVLSENGRLTGLRCCKNKLGEPDASGRRSPEAIPNSEFVVEADHIIVAIGQKVEREIESAGFRVFHSRGTILAKDAKTEMEGVFAGGDAQSGPATLIEAIAAGNRAAKAIINYVENRNDTIEPFLLPQTDLSQVDTDGFSFASRAKMPVIDMERRRNSFDEVELGYDEETARAEARRCVDCSVCCECLACEAACKAGAVSHKQEDQYLEIPVSAIVMSPGYDLADRIPPELGYEKYEDVVTSMEYERILSASGPYGGHVQRPSDGRQPKKIAFLQCVGSRDDQCEADYCSSVCCMYSVKEAQITKEHLPSVEDIHIYYMDMRAYGKDFDRYIKSGEDKYGIKFIRSRAGGIERLENGVLRLYSTRPDGLKTAEDYDLVVLATGFQSNPETEAMLGRIGVKTDRYGFVHCDEFGAPETSVEGIYACGAASGPKDIPETVAEASAAASAAAQIANQEELSEEDFIKFFDPDEEVPLRDVSNEPIRMGVFVCRCGVNIGGYVDVPDVCDYIRTLPFVVHVEDSLYTCSVDAQKNMMDLIAKHRLNRVVVASCTPRTHEPLFQSVLKKTGLNPYLFNMSNIRDQCSWVHMDDKQAATRKAKELVRMAVGKGLLAVALQRKKIPVEHSALILGGGAAGMSAALAIADMGYRAILAEKSGCLGGNALALNDTYSGRPIQRYLEKMIDRVMRNERITVHLNTTVGKLEGFVGNFKTTLVSDNVLTPVNHGVVIVATGAHEAQTAEYLHGKHPKVITQLTLDRLLQNGDASIQNLKNVVMIQCVGSREAERMYCSRVCCNQAMRNAAALRRINPEVNISVLYREMRTYGMQELNYRNERQNGVCFVNYDLEHKPTVRENPTNETKGLQVSVFSEAASSEVVFEADLVVLATAMEADREANKITAQLLKIPQTQDGFFLEAHAKLRPVDFATEGVYLCGLAHSPKNLKESMVQGKSAAGRAATVISKDFIETEGTIAKVDGNLCTACGTCETICPYGAVEVQDVPVRGGTVKRAIVNEALCKGCGTCSANCRCGAADVGGFADRQIVNEIEYLMRK, from the coding sequence ATGAAAAAGCCGGTAATGGTTGTGGGCGGAGGAATCGGTGGTATTCAGGCGTCCCACGATTTAGCTGAGATGGGCATTCCTGTCTTTCTCATTGAACGGTCTCCTTCCATTGGCGGGAGGATGGCCCAGCTTGACAAGACCTTTCCAACCAACGATTGCTCTGCATGTATTCTTGCTCCCAAGGTCACCGCGACGTTTAATCACCCCCTGGTAAAAACCATGACCTGGAGTGAGGTGGTGGAAATCCGCGGCAGCGCACCGGATTTCACCGCGGTGATCCGTCAGAAGGCTCGTTACATAGACACCGATAAATGCACTGGCTGCGGGGACTGTACGGAACAATGTCCAATTACATTAAAAAGTGAATTCGACATGGGAGTGGGGAGCAGAAAAGCAGTCTTCAAACCCTTTGCACAGGCAGCACCCAATAAGGTCGTCATAGACAAAAAGGGTTCCTCGCCATGTAAGTATCAATGCCCTGCTCACATTGACGCCCACGGATATGTTACGCTGACTGGAGAAGGACGCTATGAAGAAGCCCTTGATGTGGTTCGCCGCGTCACGCCGTTCTCAGGAGTGCTGGGCCGTGTATGCGTCCATCCCTGCGAGTCCAACTGCACCAGGCGTTTTGTAGAACAACCCATCAGCATAGCGGGTCTGAAACGCTTCCTTGCAGATACAGACCAGAAGAACGGGAAAAAGAAGGTGGCGGTAACGGCTGAGCCCAAAGCGGCTAAAATAGCAATCGTCGGAGCCGGCCCTGCAGGGCTCAACTGTGCTTATTCCCTGGCGAAAGAGGGGTATGACTGCACTGTATTTGAAAAGCTTCCTGTGGCAGGCGGCATGCTGCAGGTCGGCATACCGGATTACCGTCTGGATAAAAAGGTATTGGATTATGAAATCGCCCTTGTAGAAGACATGGGTGTGGACATCAAATACAATACAGAAATTGGCAGGGATTTTACGCTGGAGGATCTGAAGACGCAGGGGTATCAGGCAGTCTTTCTGGCAATTGGCGCCCATTCCGACGCCAAATTGGGAATTCCCGGGGAAGAGAATGAGGCAGTCATTTCCAGTGTTGCGTTCTTAAGGGAGCTGAATCTGAGAAAGTATTCAGGAGAAAGCGCAGCCACCAGCAAACGAGCTGCTGACGAGTTCACAGAGGTTGCATTTTCAAATGATAAGTTAACCCCCGGTAAAAAGATCATCGTCATCGGTGGGGGAAATGTTGCAATGGATTCTGCCCGCTCAGCACTGCGGCTGGGATGCGATGTCACGGTGGTGTATCGCCGCTGCCGAGAGCAGATGCCGGCCAATCCATGGGAAATTGAAGAGGCTGAGGAAGAGGGTGTGACGTTTCTATATCTGACATCCCAGATTGAAGTTCTCAGTGAAAACGGCAGGTTAACAGGTTTGCGGTGCTGCAAAAACAAGCTGGGCGAACCCGATGCTTCGGGCAGACGCAGCCCGGAAGCAATTCCGAATTCCGAATTTGTCGTAGAAGCTGATCATATCATTGTAGCGATTGGACAGAAGGTGGAGAGAGAAATCGAATCAGCAGGTTTCCGGGTGTTTCACTCCCGTGGAACCATACTGGCCAAAGATGCGAAAACTGAGATGGAAGGCGTATTTGCAGGAGGAGATGCTCAGTCAGGACCTGCAACACTGATCGAGGCCATCGCTGCCGGGAACAGAGCTGCCAAAGCCATTATCAACTATGTGGAAAATAGGAATGATACCATAGAACCATTCCTGCTGCCTCAAACAGATCTGTCTCAGGTGGATACCGACGGATTCTCGTTCGCTTCCAGAGCCAAAATGCCTGTCATCGATATGGAGCGTCGGAGAAACAGCTTTGACGAAGTGGAACTTGGCTATGACGAAGAGACTGCCCGTGCAGAGGCAAGAAGGTGCGTGGACTGTTCTGTTTGCTGTGAATGTCTGGCTTGCGAGGCAGCATGCAAGGCCGGAGCCGTTAGCCATAAGCAGGAGGATCAGTATTTGGAAATTCCGGTGAGCGCAATTGTAATGAGCCCCGGATACGATTTGGCAGATCGGATTCCGCCGGAGCTGGGATACGAAAAATATGAAGATGTGGTTACCTCAATGGAGTATGAGCGAATTCTTTCCGCATCCGGGCCATACGGCGGTCATGTCCAGCGTCCCAGTGACGGGAGGCAGCCGAAGAAAATTGCATTCCTTCAATGTGTCGGTTCCAGAGATGATCAGTGTGAGGCAGATTACTGCTCCTCTGTTTGCTGCATGTATTCCGTCAAGGAAGCGCAGATCACCAAGGAGCATTTGCCATCGGTGGAGGACATCCACATCTATTATATGGATATGAGAGCGTACGGAAAGGATTTCGATCGATACATCAAGTCTGGAGAGGACAAATACGGCATCAAGTTTATCCGCAGCCGCGCGGGCGGTATTGAGCGGCTTGAAAATGGAGTGCTGAGACTATACAGCACAAGACCCGACGGGTTGAAAACTGCGGAGGACTATGACCTCGTCGTTCTTGCCACGGGATTTCAGTCCAATCCTGAGACAGAAGCCATGCTCGGCAGGATCGGAGTGAAGACAGACCGGTACGGGTTCGTCCACTGTGATGAGTTTGGCGCTCCGGAAACCTCGGTCGAGGGCATTTACGCCTGCGGAGCAGCCTCTGGGCCCAAGGATATTCCGGAAACAGTGGCTGAGGCTAGTGCTGCAGCTTCTGCAGCGGCACAAATTGCAAATCAGGAGGAACTATCCGAAGAAGACTTTATCAAATTCTTCGATCCCGATGAGGAAGTACCCCTGCGGGATGTTTCCAATGAACCCATCCGAATGGGTGTCTTCGTCTGCCGCTGCGGTGTCAACATCGGCGGCTATGTAGATGTTCCCGATGTTTGCGATTATATCAGAACACTGCCCTTTGTGGTTCATGTAGAAGACTCCCTTTACACCTGCTCTGTGGATGCACAGAAAAATATGATGGATCTCATTGCGAAGCACAGGCTCAATCGGGTCGTCGTCGCTTCCTGCACGCCCAGAACCCATGAACCGCTGTTCCAGTCGGTACTGAAAAAGACGGGACTGAATCCCTACCTTTTCAATATGTCGAATATAAGGGATCAATGCTCCTGGGTTCATATGGACGATAAGCAAGCGGCAACCAGAAAGGCAAAAGAACTTGTGCGGATGGCGGTGGGAAAAGGACTGCTTGCCGTAGCACTACAGAGAAAGAAGATCCCCGTAGAGCATTCCGCTTTGATCCTCGGAGGAGGTGCCGCTGGTATGAGCGCTGCTCTGGCCATTGCCGATATGGGATATCGGGCAATTCTTGCAGAGAAGAGCGGCTGCCTTGGAGGAAATGCCCTGGCATTGAATGATACTTACAGCGGGAGACCGATTCAAAGATACCTGGAGAAGATGATTGACAGGGTCATGCGCAATGAGCGGATTACTGTTCATCTAAACACAACGGTGGGGAAACTGGAAGGCTTTGTGGGTAATTTTAAGACGACGCTTGTATCCGATAATGTGCTTACCCCGGTAAATCATGGCGTTGTCATCGTAGCGACAGGAGCCCATGAAGCGCAGACCGCTGAGTACCTTCACGGAAAGCATCCCAAGGTCATCACCCAGCTCACCCTTGACAGACTGCTTCAAAATGGAGATGCGTCGATACAGAATCTCAAGAACGTGGTGATGATTCAGTGCGTAGGCTCCAGAGAAGCGGAACGGATGTACTGCAGCCGTGTCTGCTGCAATCAGGCTATGCGAAATGCCGCTGCACTCCGAAGAATCAATCCGGAGGTCAATATTTCTGTACTTTACAGAGAAATGAGAACCTATGGAATGCAGGAGCTCAACTACAGGAATGAGCGCCAGAACGGCGTTTGTTTTGTAAACTATGATCTTGAGCACAAGCCGACGGTTCGGGAGAACCCTACAAATGAGACAAAGGGGCTGCAAGTTTCAGTTTTCAGCGAAGCGGCAAGCTCAGAAGTAGTCTTTGAAGCGGATCTGGTCGTTCTGGCTACGGCCATGGAGGCGGATCGGGAGGCAAACAAGATTACGGCCCAGCTGCTGAAGATTCCCCAGACGCAGGACGGCTTCTTCCTGGAAGCCCATGCGAAACTGCGCCCTGTGGATTTTGCTACGGAAGGCGTATACCTATGCGGGTTGGCCCACTCGCCAAAAAACCTGAAAGAATCCATGGTTCAGGGAAAATCAGCAGCGGGAAGAGCGGCAACTGTAATCTCAAAGGATTTTATCGAAACAGAAGGAACCATTGCAAAGGTTGACGGCAATCTCTGTACGGCCTGCGGAACCTGTGAGACCATCTGCCCCTATGGAGCAGTTGAGGTTCAGGATGTACCGGTACGCGGGGGAACCGTAAAACGTGCCATTGTCAACGAAGCACTCTGCAAAGGCTGCGGAACCTGCTCGGCAAACTGCCGCTGCGGTGCGGCAGATGTGGGCGGTTTCGCTGACAGGCAGATCGTGAATGAGATTGAGTATCTGATGAGAAAGTAG
- a CDS encoding hydrogenase iron-sulfur subunit has translation MKTILAGKSRYTESLKPALHDAGFDTIAVETVHELRSLPKEYPVIVLQDTELSPLITSKKEAEAAILGLKPKDLIVFLMDQNQDATPYIENCVLHMASYLAGLKRNIAVLLRSSRASDSGFDERYRTARNKGVAFVKYEHIDIGSDDGKTRIELWDGSTRLVLETPLCIPCEASPTSELYAFADALHVRTYGDRDVSGSHGVSGGRWFLNQGTTFKRNVKLIHTDSLDQDARSIVPSLVRDLKELYEPGQEQIAFVDSKKCAFCYTCYRVCPHSALSPDENNEAMKAEELLCQRCGICVSVCPAGAIAFRGTESVCRSEGEAFEQDAGAMEQRTEVMEQDVGAMALGKEDDSKATQKLKIFCCENSAFPLSAEALVGINTAIQPVACGGEISTGMVLEALKQYDSVLVAVCCYDACKHRDGNKRCTKQMERLKERLGKLGYDSNRISSVRIGITMADILRDEALTALKGEVR, from the coding sequence ATGAAAACGATCCTTGCCGGCAAAAGCAGATACACGGAGTCACTGAAACCGGCGTTACATGATGCCGGATTTGATACCATTGCTGTAGAAACTGTGCATGAGCTGAGATCACTTCCGAAAGAGTATCCTGTGATCGTTCTGCAGGACACGGAACTCAGCCCGCTGATTACAAGTAAAAAGGAGGCGGAAGCAGCAATCCTTGGATTGAAACCAAAGGATCTGATCGTGTTTTTAATGGATCAGAACCAGGACGCCACTCCCTACATAGAAAACTGCGTTTTACATATGGCAAGCTATCTGGCAGGACTGAAGCGAAATATCGCGGTTCTTCTAAGGTCTTCCAGAGCCTCGGATTCCGGATTTGACGAGCGTTACAGAACGGCGAGAAACAAAGGGGTAGCCTTTGTGAAGTATGAGCATATTGACATCGGCTCTGATGACGGTAAAACCCGGATTGAACTTTGGGATGGAAGCACGAGGCTAGTCCTGGAAACGCCGCTCTGCATTCCTTGTGAAGCCAGCCCGACTTCCGAACTATATGCCTTTGCCGATGCGCTGCATGTTCGAACCTATGGCGACAGAGACGTAAGCGGCAGCCATGGAGTCAGCGGAGGAAGATGGTTTTTAAACCAGGGAACGACGTTCAAGCGAAATGTGAAACTGATCCATACGGATTCTTTGGACCAGGATGCAAGATCCATTGTGCCGTCTCTCGTGAGGGATCTAAAGGAACTCTATGAGCCGGGACAGGAACAAATAGCGTTTGTTGACAGCAAAAAGTGTGCCTTTTGTTATACCTGCTACAGAGTCTGCCCTCATTCGGCGCTGTCTCCTGATGAGAACAATGAGGCAATGAAGGCAGAGGAACTCCTCTGCCAGCGCTGCGGTATCTGCGTTTCTGTCTGTCCGGCAGGTGCAATCGCTTTCCGGGGAACAGAGTCGGTTTGTAGATCAGAAGGCGAAGCCTTCGAGCAGGATGCGGGAGCTATGGAGCAGCGAACCGAAGTCATGGAGCAGGATGTGGGAGCCATGGCGCTGGGTAAGGAAGACGATAGCAAAGCGACACAGAAGCTAAAAATCTTTTGCTGTGAAAATTCTGCGTTCCCGCTGTCAGCAGAAGCCCTTGTCGGGATTAATACTGCCATCCAGCCGGTGGCCTGCGGCGGTGAAATCAGCACCGGTATGGTCTTGGAAGCGTTGAAACAGTATGATTCTGTATTGGTGGCGGTTTGCTGCTACGATGCCTGCAAGCATCGGGACGGAAATAAGCGATGCACAAAGCAGATGGAACGGCTGAAGGAGAGATTGGGAAAATTGGGCTACGATTCAAATCGAATCAGCAGTGTGCGGATTGGTATCACAATGGCAGACATATTGCGGGATGAGGCTTTAACAGCCTTGAAAGGAGAAGTGCGATGA
- a CDS encoding aminotransferase class III-fold pyridoxal phosphate-dependent enzyme yields MVRKEKSKVLSERFDELYPGGHSKFREPFDVTPHKVFIKRASGSRIWDIDDNEYVQFNDAFGPSILGHAHPVLAKGLVDLIENSATIVGSNCLFGEDDILFAEAIIRDVPCAEAVKVQVTGSEAVQMAIRMARAYTGKSVVVRFSDHYHGWFDNVFGGLLNDDSEALPYQKEGDNLTDDHWTSGRFPGCIEESYVLPWNDFEKLEETFDKHHDQIAMIHFEAMVCNTLGLYPKPGFLEKIRALCDQYNVVMSIDEVITGYRLGLSGAQGFFGITPDIATFAKAIGGGIPVSCVVGKKKFFEPFDNGLKGPGTFNGFALGMRAAAVTLSILGQENGKCYEERQTVQDHITGGLLTIAEKYEIPLRITEAPGVFFTLFGIAGGKKPVYTVQEAIDGGWNPKLFIAFRKYMQNEGIIMLPGERWYLDIAHTMDDAEWVLEAAEISMKQLADDIRSGIFEPGIDS; encoded by the coding sequence ATGGTTAGAAAAGAAAAGAGCAAGGTGCTGTCAGAACGATTTGATGAACTATATCCCGGAGGTCATTCAAAATTCAGAGAACCCTTTGATGTAACGCCTCACAAGGTTTTTATTAAAAGAGCATCAGGTTCACGGATATGGGATATAGACGATAATGAGTATGTTCAGTTCAACGATGCCTTTGGCCCGAGCATTCTGGGACACGCCCATCCGGTACTTGCCAAAGGGCTTGTTGATCTCATTGAAAATTCAGCCACAATAGTAGGATCCAACTGCCTGTTCGGTGAAGATGACATCTTGTTCGCGGAGGCAATTATCAGGGATGTACCTTGTGCAGAAGCGGTCAAAGTTCAGGTGACTGGTTCGGAAGCAGTACAGATGGCCATCAGAATGGCAAGAGCCTACACCGGTAAAAGTGTAGTGGTAAGGTTTTCTGATCACTACCATGGATGGTTTGACAATGTATTTGGAGGACTGCTCAATGATGATAGTGAGGCATTGCCGTATCAGAAGGAAGGGGATAATCTGACTGACGATCATTGGACCTCTGGCCGTTTTCCTGGCTGCATCGAAGAATCCTATGTACTGCCATGGAATGACTTTGAAAAACTAGAGGAGACTTTTGACAAGCATCATGATCAAATCGCCATGATCCATTTTGAAGCCATGGTCTGCAACACACTGGGGCTATATCCGAAACCTGGTTTCTTGGAGAAAATAAGAGCACTTTGCGATCAATACAACGTGGTAATGAGTATTGACGAAGTCATTACAGGATATCGACTGGGGCTGAGCGGTGCTCAGGGGTTCTTCGGTATCACCCCGGATATTGCAACGTTTGCAAAAGCGATTGGAGGAGGGATTCCCGTATCCTGTGTGGTGGGAAAGAAGAAGTTCTTCGAACCCTTCGACAATGGTTTGAAAGGACCCGGTACTTTTAATGGGTTTGCTTTGGGAATGCGTGCCGCAGCAGTGACCCTTTCCATTCTTGGCCAGGAAAACGGTAAATGCTATGAAGAGCGCCAGACTGTACAGGATCATATCACAGGAGGACTATTGACCATTGCAGAAAAATATGAGATACCACTTCGCATCACAGAAGCACCGGGCGTATTTTTTACACTGTTTGGTATAGCTGGAGGGAAGAAACCTGTATATACGGTACAGGAAGCCATTGACGGGGGTTGGAATCCCAAATTGTTCATTGCTTTTAGAAAATATATGCAAAATGAAGGCATCATCATGCTTCCTGGAGAACGCTGGTATCTGGATATCGCCCATACTATGGATGATGCAGAATGGGTCTTAGAGGCGGCTGAAATTAGTATGAAACAGCTGGCGGACGATATCAGAAGCGGAATCTTCGAGCCTGGGATAGACTCGTAA
- a CDS encoding APC family permease, with product MKGEDVEYITHKIMETSKLTRTLGMREGITITTGTVVGVGIFTVGANCVGILGSSVIIYTLIAMIICIFPAMMYAEMGAMLPYAGGTYEYAKRAINKPIANIAAWHYIIAIIAACASEALAFSNYFSWILSGLGIDITIDTRIIAFVLMAFFIAINFRGIKMSSRWQNGFVAFFWAASSIWMFYMIRNVDTANFIPSQFAEIPGFRDAVLLITYLWWCFAGFETVVGMGGEIRFPQINIPRTLLLSPLLIFSVSALFQYFLIGVVPTDLLGSIADAEAPYAQGLKMAGYVGFPLVFLCIAIAFGGDLSTMNPGIAAPSRYIFQMGSDHVLPELFGRVHKDFKTPFIAVLFVGIVAFMLILTNSIVIIAEISICSLFWCYIIGFFSFLSLRKNEPELKRPYKMPFGIFGAVISMAIYVIMMLNLGARYFALSCIITAVCLLFYFFYSRKHSLSGEELRSIRDAEASELEEDHPSDQERAAMNREFKAWRLIVAALFLFTIGIYLFSFVR from the coding sequence ATGAAAGGAGAAGATGTAGAATACATCACACATAAAATTATGGAAACATCAAAACTTACCAGAACCTTGGGTATGAGAGAAGGAATCACCATAACAACGGGAACCGTTGTCGGTGTAGGTATATTCACAGTAGGAGCCAATTGTGTTGGTATTCTTGGCTCCTCCGTAATTATTTATACGTTAATTGCAATGATCATCTGTATCTTTCCCGCAATGATGTATGCGGAAATGGGTGCGATGCTACCTTATGCAGGTGGCACCTATGAATATGCGAAACGGGCAATCAACAAACCCATCGCCAATATCGCAGCATGGCATTATATTATAGCAATCATTGCTGCATGTGCCAGTGAAGCACTTGCGTTTTCCAATTATTTTAGCTGGATCCTCAGCGGACTCGGAATTGATATAACCATTGATACAAGAATAATAGCCTTTGTCCTGATGGCATTTTTTATCGCAATAAATTTCAGAGGCATCAAAATGTCCAGCAGATGGCAGAATGGTTTTGTAGCTTTTTTCTGGGCAGCTTCTTCCATTTGGATGTTCTATATGATTCGGAATGTGGATACTGCCAACTTCATTCCTTCACAATTTGCTGAAATTCCAGGTTTTAGAGATGCGGTACTTCTGATCACTTATCTTTGGTGGTGTTTTGCCGGGTTTGAAACCGTGGTGGGAATGGGAGGCGAAATCAGATTTCCACAGATTAATATTCCAAGAACATTACTGCTTTCGCCACTCCTGATTTTTTCCGTATCCGCGTTGTTTCAGTATTTTCTGATTGGAGTTGTCCCTACAGACCTGCTCGGATCTATAGCGGATGCAGAGGCTCCATACGCTCAGGGTCTCAAAATGGCAGGTTATGTCGGTTTCCCCCTTGTTTTTCTGTGTATCGCCATCGCCTTTGGAGGTGACTTATCCACTATGAATCCTGGTATTGCGGCTCCATCCCGCTATATTTTCCAGATGGGTTCGGACCATGTTCTTCCAGAGCTTTTCGGCAGAGTACACAAGGATTTTAAGACTCCATTTATAGCGGTTTTGTTTGTGGGTATTGTCGCATTCATGCTGATCCTGACAAACTCCATCGTCATTATCGCTGAAATAAGCATTTGCTCCTTATTTTGGTGCTATATCATCGGGTTCTTCTCATTTTTATCACTTCGTAAAAACGAGCCTGAATTGAAACGGCCGTATAAGATGCCCTTTGGAATTTTCGGAGCGGTGATCAGCATGGCCATCTATGTCATCATGATGTTGAACCTGGGAGCACGGTATTTTGCGCTTAGCTGTATCATCACCGCAGTTTGCCTTCTCTTCTATTTCTTCTATTCTAGAAAGCATTCGTTGTCTGGGGAAGAACTGAGATCCATCAGGGATGCAGAAGCAAGTGAACTGGAGGAGGATCACCCTTCGGACCAAGAACGTGCCGCGATGAATCGTGAATTCAAAGCTTGGAGGCTAATTGTTGCTGCTTTATTTCTGTTTACCATTGGCATCTATCTCTTTTCGTTTGTTCGGTAG
- a CDS encoding methylenetetrahydrofolate reductase, whose amino-acid sequence MSEEKSRLQRLFESGTFVVTGEVGPPMGADSGHVYHAAEALTGIIDAANVTDNQTSILRMSSIAASLLVQQKGLEAVVQMTCRDRNRIAIQSDLLGAWALGLRNLLVLSGDHQSFGNDRHAKNVYDVDSVQLIKMLSDLQRDGVFYNGKKAKGVPEFFIGTTANPFADPEELQLIRLKKKIQAGAKFVQTQSIYDIDKFEAWMEKVRAWGLHKEAYIEAGVLVNKSLRSIEMTQKVPGMDIPDALVERMRNSEDPKEEGIRIVLELIERIKKIEGIRGLHIMAVGWEEIVPVVVERAGLSPRPIVE is encoded by the coding sequence ATGAGCGAAGAAAAGAGCAGACTTCAAAGACTCTTTGAATCCGGTACCTTTGTTGTCACTGGTGAAGTGGGTCCTCCCATGGGTGCGGATTCAGGGCATGTCTACCATGCGGCGGAGGCCTTGACCGGGATCATCGATGCTGCAAATGTAACGGATAACCAAACTTCTATCCTGCGCATGTCCTCCATCGCAGCCTCCCTTCTTGTTCAGCAGAAGGGTCTAGAGGCAGTGGTTCAGATGACCTGCAGAGACCGAAACAGGATTGCCATACAAAGTGATCTTCTGGGCGCCTGGGCTTTGGGGCTTCGGAATCTGCTTGTCCTTTCCGGGGATCATCAGAGCTTCGGAAACGACCGCCATGCGAAAAACGTCTATGATGTGGATTCGGTACAGCTGATCAAGATGCTGTCAGATCTCCAGAGGGACGGCGTCTTCTACAATGGTAAGAAAGCAAAGGGTGTGCCGGAATTTTTCATCGGTACCACAGCAAATCCCTTTGCAGATCCCGAAGAGCTGCAGCTGATTCGTCTGAAGAAAAAAATACAAGCGGGAGCCAAATTCGTTCAGACCCAATCCATCTATGACATTGACAAATTCGAGGCGTGGATGGAGAAGGTCAGAGCGTGGGGCCTGCATAAGGAAGCATATATCGAGGCGGGGGTTCTGGTCAATAAATCGCTCCGCTCCATCGAAATGACACAAAAAGTACCCGGAATGGATATTCCTGACGCACTTGTGGAAAGAATGAGAAATTCGGAAGACCCGAAAGAAGAAGGAATCCGGATCGTTCTTGAACTCATTGAGCGCATAAAGAAGATCGAAGGCATCAGAGGACTGCACATCATGGCGGTAGGCTGGGAAGAGATCGTACCCGTTGTAGTAGAGCGTGCGGGCTTATCACCCCGACCGATTGTGGAATAA